The proteins below come from a single Miscanthus floridulus cultivar M001 chromosome 1, ASM1932011v1, whole genome shotgun sequence genomic window:
- the LOC136469748 gene encoding protein EARLY STARVATION 1, chloroplastic, with protein sequence MAACSRGLAWPPFDVTTARGAASWPRRRAAIRCCCAGADSEPRRRLSRAAAVAPERAEEWRIDGNKPSAAAPGRRRASLTAMPPLPFPAPRSRRPFKQQDFYPRCTRRGPAPQSHDTPPKRDTGIASEKEWGINLPAEAVKESGINEDGSTWYRESGEDIGENGYRCRWTRMGGQNHDGSTEWKETWWEKSDWTGYKELGAEKSGKNAEGDSWWEKWKEVLYQDEWSNLARIEKSAEKQAKSGVENAGWYEKWWEKYDAKGWTEKGAQKYGRLNEQSWWERWGEHYDGRGFVLKWTDKWAETDLGTKWGDKWEEKFFAGIGSRQGETWHVSPGGERWSRTWGEEHFGNGKVHKYGKSTTGESWDLVVDEETYYEAEPHYGWADVVGDSTQLLSIQPVERPPGVFPAIDFSSAPPPKDAPPGMPPSSPLDGATRLEPVKQALKPPSLPPKPIWLFPISPRRGAGSSMTPFAARLAAPAALAALLLFLLAAPASATNFTCEAVDKTCQSAIGYAVPNATTYGELVTRFNTTTTLAELLGANGLPASTPASKPLAAKTTVRVPFRCRCGSNGVGQSDGGPIYVVYPQDGLDHIAREVFDAFVTYQEIATANNITNVNLIQIGQKLRIPLPCTCDQVDGADVMHFAYSVAKGDDPPGIAAKFGVNENTLLSVNKITAPNSLQQGQILDVPLPVCQSSISNTSADYNLLVPNGTYVLTADDCIQCKCSASNYEHLDCSPVQGRGCPAVPACSGGLTLGGANGTDCASRMCAYSGYTNTTPIAIHTSLVPANETACQKGGAARSEFAGSMWRTSVIAFHMALIMICFL encoded by the exons ATGGCCGCGTGCTCCAGGGGCCTCGCGTGGCCGCCGTTCGATGTGACCACGGCGAGGGGGGCGGCGTCCTGGCCGCGCCGGCGTGCCGCGATCCGGTGCTGCTGCGCCGGGGCCGACTCGGAGCCGCGGAGGCGACTCTCGAGGGCGGCCGCGGTCGCGCCCGAGCGCGCCGAGGAGTGGCGCATCGATGGGAACAAGCCATCCGCCGCGGCACCGGGCCGGCGGCGCGCCAGCCTCACCGCTATGCCCCCGCTCCCCTTCCCTGCACCTCG TTCTAGAAGGCCGTTCAAGCAACAGGACTTCTACCCGCGGTGCACCCGGAGGGGGCCGGCTCCTCAATCCCATGATACCCCGCCCAAGAGAG ACACTGGTATTGCTAGTGAGAAGGAATGGGGAATCAACTTGCCGGCTGAAGCAGTCAAGGAGTCTGGAATAAATGAAGATGGAAGCACTTGGTACAGGGAGAGTGGAGAAGATATTGGCGAGAACGGGTACCGCTGCCGCTGGACAAGAATGGGAGGACAGAACCATGATGGTTCCACCGAATGGAAAGAGACT TGGTGGGAGAAAAGTGACTGGACTGGATATAAGGAATTAG GTGCGGAGAAATCTGGGAAGAATGCTGAAGGCGATTCTTGGTGGGAGAAATGGAAAGAAGTTCTGTACCAAGATGAATGGAG CAATCTTGCAAGAATAGAgaaaagtgctgaaaaacaagCAAAATCAGGTGTAGAAAATGCTGGGTGGTATGAGAAATG GTGGGAGAAATATGATGCCAAAGGTTGGACAGAAAAAGGTGCTCAGAAATATGGAAGGTTGAATGAGCAGTCCTGGTGGGAGAGATGGGGTGAACATTATGATGGCCGTGGATTTGTTTTGAAATG GACAGATAAGTGGGCAGAGACAGACTTAGGCACCAAATGGGGGGACAAGTGGGAGGAAAAATTCTTTGCAGGAATTGGTTCTCGACAAGGGGAGACATGGCATGTATCTCCTGGCGGTGAAC GCTGGTCAAGAACTTGGGGAGAAGAACACTTTGGTAATGG GAAAGTCCACAAGTATGGAAAGAGCACAACTGGCGAGAGCTGGGATTTGGTAGTCGACGAGGAGACATACTATGA GGCGGAGCCCCATTATGGATGGGCCGATGTGGTCGGAGACTCGACACAGCTGCTGTCCATACAACCCGTGGAGAGGCCACCCGGAGTGTTCCCGGCCATCGACTTCAGCTCCGCGCCCCCACCAAAGGACGCTCCGCCCGGCATGCCTCCTTCTTCCCCTCTGGATGGAG CCACTCGACTCGAGCCCGTCAAACAAGCACTCaaacctccctccctccctcccaagcCTATTTGGCTATTTCCCATTTCCCCTCGCCGCGGCGCAGGCAGCAGCATGACGCCGTTCGCCGCCCGCCTGGCCGCACCGGCCGCCTTGGCCGCGCTGCTCCTCTTCCTGCTCGCGGCGCCGGCCTCGGCTACCAACTTCACCTGCGAGGCGGTGGACAAAACGTGCCAGTCAGCCATCGGCTACGCGGTGCCGAACGCCACCACCTACGGCGAGCTGGTCACCCGGTTCAACACCACGACGACGCTCGCGGAGCTCCTGGGTGCCAACGGCCTCCCCGCGTCCACGCCGGCCTCGAAGCCGCTGGCAGCAAAGACCACGGTCCGCGTCCCGTTCCGGTGCCGGTGCGGGAGCAACGGCGTGGGGCAGTCGGACGGGGGCCCCATCTACGTGGTGTACCCGCAGGACGGGCTGGACCACATCGCCCGGGAGGTGTTCGACGCCTTCGTCACCTACCAGGAGATCGCCACCGCCAACAACATCACCAACGTTAACCTCATCCAGATCGGGCAGAAGCTGAGGATCCCGCTGCCCTGCACCTGCGACCAGGTGGACGGCGCCGACGTGATGCACTTTGCGTACAGCGTCGCCAAGGGGGACGACCCGCCTGGAATCGCCGCCAAGTTCGGGGTGAACGAGAACACGCTGCTGAGTGTGAATAAGATCACCGCCCCCAATAGCCTGCAGCAGGGGCAGATCCTGGATGTCCCCCTCCCTG TTTGCCAGTCATCGATCAGCAACACGTCGGCTGATTACAACCTGCTCGTCCCGAATGGCACCTACGTGCTCACCGCAGACGACTGCATCCAGTGCAAATGCAGTGCAAGCAACTACGAGCA CCTAGACTGCAGTCCAGTGCAAGGCAGAGGGTGCCCGGCAGTGCCGGCGTGCAGTGGAGGCCTGACGCTTGGGGGGGCCAACGGCACCGATTGCGCGTCCAGGATGTGCGCGTACAGTGGTTATACCAACACCACGCCTATCGCCATACATACCAGCCTTGTGCCTGCAAATGAGACTGCGTGCCAGA AGGGAGGAGCTGCGAGATCGGAGTTTGCCGGGTCCATGTGGAGGACGTCCGTTATCGCCTTCCACATGGCGCTGATAATGATCTGCTTCCTTTGA
- the LOC136508365 gene encoding uncharacterized protein, producing MAERLVPSTKKAMEHREKKPKVPSSDLVTLVAGQQPQLQREHQPPNISEMNPLTREAYGGGMYGTEEGGRRDPARPRASATQSADGPEEQRAPRRPNHPPPPSTGDRDLDITGQSYIQ from the coding sequence ATGGCGGAGAGGCTGGTGCCGAGCACGAAGAAGGCGATGGAGCACCGGGAGAAGAAGCCCAAGGTGCCGTCGAGCGACCTGGTGACGCTGGTGGCGGGGCAGCAGCCGCAGCTGCAGCGGGAGCACCAGCCGCCCAACATCTCGGAGATGAACCCGCTCACGCGGGAGGCGTACGGCGGCGGGATGTACGGGACGGAGGAGGGCGGCCGGAGGGACCCCGCGCGGCCGCGTGCCAGCGCCACGCAGAGCGCCGACGGGCCCGAGGAGCAGCGTGCGCCTCGGAGGCCTaaccacccgccgccgccgtccaccgGCGACCGCGACCTCGACATCACCGGACAGTCCTACATCCAGTAG